TGAGTACTTTACCCTTGTTCTCTGGCCCAGGGGATAAACTGATCCAGCTGCGACATTATAGCATCACCGGCGGCCCTGAGAGAAGTATCGGATGCCTGCGAAAAATATCCGGCGTTCCTAATCCTCATGGAGGCTGGAAAATGTATAGACGCTGCCCACCGGGGAAAGATGGTTCTTTGTGAGCATAAACGGCCTGTTTGATTTCCGGTTCTCCTGCCATAGAAGGTTTACCAGCGCCCAGGGTGAACAGTGGGTTGGGATTATGTAGCGGATATTCTGGGAGCGCAGGTCCCTTGCCGTTGCATCAACATCGGAGTTCGGATGAAACCCCCCGTAATAACAGTGGACGCTATCGCTGCCGGTAATGGCCTTCGCATACGCGACGGACGTGTTGACCCCAGCGTGGGAACATCCGCTGATGACCACGAGCCCCTTGTTCCTGACATTGAAAACGATGGAGGTGTCCTCGTCGGCGGTATCCTGCAGATCCCTGCTCACAACATTCCCGTTCTTGTCGCACTCGAAGAACCTGGGCCAGGGGCGGGGCGTCATCTCATAATCCTTCGCAATCCCCATTTTACGGGCCTCCGGTCGAATGCTTCCAAGGTAGAGTACCATGTTGTCCATGACCAGAGTGGGGCGCTGCGAGATGATCCATTTACCGCCGCGTTTTTCGGCCCCCTGCCTGTCGGGCGTTAGAACGATGTATTCTCCGGCATCGAGAAAATCCTCCCCGGACACTTTGGTTCTCGGTCTGAAGAAGCTTTCCCCGCCGACATAGATGGGGATCTCCCTTTTGGCGCCGGGGTTGACGATTTCCAGTGTCCTGTTGAGATTATAATAGTGGTCCGAATGCCCGTGGCTCAAAAGGATCATCTCCATTTTTTGCGGGTCGAATTCTCTGTCCAGAGCACTGAACGCCTTAATGTTTTGCTCAAGCGCAGTTTCGTTCTGGCCCACGTCGAAGAGAAGGCAGCGGGACCGGCCGTCCTTTGTGATCTTTATATAGCTCGAAAAGGCATGGGCCCCGCAGAAGCTGTGCTCAGGGCCGGACAGATCGTAATTTCCCGATGGATTCAGAATAACATGACCGTTTTTATCCTCGATTCGGCTCCCCTGAACCCCGGCGTAGTCTCCCATGAGTTCGTAAATCCGGATCTCGTCCACGGGTTCAATGTCAAACGTCCCTGGTTCGTTCATTGACATAACCTCTTCGGTCTCCATGGCGCACCGAATTTTTTCTGCCAGTTCAAACTTATCCTCAACCCCGCTCATCATTTCCCCCGGGGACCGTCTGGCCATGGACCCAATTGTACTGGATGGATCGAAAAAAACACATCAGCAAAACCCGGTGTCAGAGCTCTTTGACAGCGAAGGTTTTTACCTTACCTCTCCGGAACAATTTTGCCCGATAATCCCAGACCATCTACAAGAATGGACCTATAGGTCTCAAGTACACTTTCCTTGACATCCGATTTCACACCTGGAGCTGCCTGTGCGATCATAATCCCGCTCTTGAGGATGCTGACGGTAATATCTTCAGCCTGGTCAAATGTCAGGCCGAAAGCGCCCGACGATCTGACGAAAAAGCCCTTCTCGTTGAGCAAACCCGCCACCTGGTCAAGAGGAATTTCAATCCGTTTTCTGGGTGAAATAATAAAATTTCTGCGCCCATCTCTTGCGCACGTTTCCTCAAAAAACTTTTCGGTTACCGGCTTCGGTAACTCCGACGGATTAACACCGCACACAGGACAATCCTCACGTTGGGTCAATTCCAGCGTATGGAATTTAAAATCCCCAAGGTCGATGTACAGCAGTTTGTTCAATAGTTTCGGCTCACGGTTAACAATGAGGTTGACCGCCTCAAAAACCTGTATGCTCGTTACGATGCCCAGGATTGAAGGATGCACACCCACGACACCACATTTCGGCAGATCGTTTTCTTTGAGACCGCCCATGAAACATTCAAGGCAAAGGGTGCGGCCTGGCACCAGGGTGGATACGTTTCCAAGGGTCTGTATCGCGGCGCCAAAAATATAAGGTATTTTCAGCTTATTGCAGGTCCGGTTGACAAGATAGCGAGGCTCAGGCTGGTCAAGACCGTCCATAACAACATCCATGCCGCCGATCAATTCATTAACATTGATTGAATTCAGGGATTCGGGAATTGCCTCCAATGTCACGTCAGGGTTTAACCTCCCCAATTTTTCGAGTGCTACCTCAACCTTGGGCCGCCCCAGTGAATCGGCATCATAGAGATTTTGCCTGTGCAGATCTGAACGGGAGACGATATCTCTATCGACCATTCGCAAATGTCCGATTCCCATCCCAACGAGCTTTTGGGCGATCAATGACCCCAAACCGCCCATTCCAATAATGGCTGCTCCGGCATTTCTGATCTTTACCTGCCCGTCGTAGCCAATTTCCTCCAGGACTATTTGCCTCGCATAGGTCTCCAGTTCAACATCAGAGAGTTTTTTCTTCATCGGCAGCTCCTCAGTTCCTTTTCCTTCAGGTTGTTTCCATCCATTTTGGTTCATCCTGGGAACGTGTACCTGGATAAATACCGGACTGGCGAAGAGCTAATTTAACACAGGGTGCACAGAGTTTCACCCGTCTTCGTTTTTCACACTACGCCGTGGCCGGTAGATGATTTCGCAAAAAGTCACGAACCTGCCTGTGCGTTGCACGCAGACAGGTGGACTTTTTGCGACTCCCCTCTATCAAGATTGATGGACTGACGACGTTGGGGTCGGAGCACTCTGACAATTTTTCTCCTAAAGAACAGAAGAACTCCTGATGGCTGGTTTGGTATGCCTTTCCAACTGAGAGAAACAGAGCTATTTTAACTTGAGGATATTCTTGTCCGCCATAGCTAATCGCAGACTGAAAACAAGATGGCGCCCCGGGAACGAGATCTATGAAATTAGAGCAGCTTAACAGATGGGAGCTGTCCCCTTCTGAAGCCATCGAGGTCCAGAGAAAATTGGCTGGGAAGATTCGGGGTGGAAAGCTTCCGGAAGTCCGAACGGTGCTTGGTGTGGACGTGTCATACCGCAGAGAGGATAAGACTTTCATGGCAGCGGCGGTCATGCTGCAGTTCCCGGAGATGGCTCTGAAACAATCCATGTGTGTCCAGGGCGCAACCGCGATATATGACAGAGCCGGTTATTGGTCCGATATGCGCCGGGCGTGGGAGTTGTGGGCCAGGCGGCTGACGGGGATCCTCACGGGCCAGGCGCCGGGAAAGGTAGTCAGAATCAAATAAGGATTAACGGGAAAGATTCGTGATGTGGGCCGCCCGAGAGGCGGCCTTTTTCTGCTCTCCGAAAGTCTCCAACGAATTTACGCGGCAGAAGGACGCCATGGGCCAGGGTGCTGAGTCCACTTGAAGCGGTGTAAGCGTATTTACCACCCAGCGGTAAGCGGTGGTCCTGTGAATCCCAAACCGCCGGGATAAATACTCCACCTGGCCGGATTGGTGAAACACGACCGTTTCTCCAAACCCCCTTAACACCTGGTCAACAGGAACCTCCGCGCGGTCCTCTAGCTTGTAGTCTGGAAAAACTTCCGCCAGGCACTCCGTACCGTCAACCCAGCTACAGCCGGTCCCAGAACAGATATTCCAGTAACTGCCTGAATACCCGCGAAGAAATTTCCCTTTATTTTCGCCCAAATGCAACACCCTCCGAAGCTCCAGTTCGTTCAGGCTATATTGAAGCCGTGATAGCACATAGGCCACCATTCTTAATAGCATTTTTTGGGAGGAATTTTTATGAAAAGCGAGAGAGTGTTAAGTCCGAAGAAGTTGGCTCAGGAACTCGGGATCGCCCGATCATCCTTGTATCGGCTGCGGGTTGGGGAGCCGTCGTTTCCAAAGCCCATCCGGTTGTCTGAACGCCGGGTAGGGTGGCGGGAGTCGGAGGTCCAGGCGTGGATCGAATCCCGGCCCAGGGTCGCCACGGGCTCTCGGGAAAAGTAGGGATCCATCCACAATATGGACGCTCCCCGAATCTCGCGGAGTTGGCGGAAGGTTTACCGGGCGTGGGTGAAACCGGAAGTGCTCGCGCATCCGTATGCAGCGAAGTTACTTCTTCACCTGGTTTTCAAGTCCGCCTTCAAGGCCGGTGCAGTTGGGCGGGATGAGATTCGCCTTGAAGAGGGCCAGGCTGTCGTGAGCCGCCGGGGCCTGGCAAAGGCGGTTAATGTCTCTGGGAGCACCGCCGGGAGAACACTGGAGTTTCTGGTTAAAATGGGGATCGTGAACCAGCAAACGGACCACGGCCACACGATTATTACCCTTATATTTCCGGGAGTTCCGGCCGATCCTCCCTCGAAGGTGGACCTAATCTATTAAAGTCTTCTTCTATGAAGGAAAGGCTTACTGAAGGAAAGGCGAAAAAAGAGGGACTGGGGGAGAAGAAAATCAAACTCGCCCAAAACTTGAAAATTGGGGATGTGGAATTCGGGAAGGTGATTCATTCATTCCACCCCACAACCGGCGAGCCGCGAGACATTGACGACTACATCATTTTTTAGGTTGGAAAAAAACACGCAAAATTCGCAAGTCGTTTTTCAGGGACAGGAGGTGTTTAGATGCCCGATAAAGTCAACTATTTTCAGGCCAGAATAATGATGACGAAGGCCACCGCGAAGTTTCGCCTAGCCGCCCGGCTTCGAAAGGCCGGAGTTCACGAAGCGGCGGAGAGACTCGAAATTGAAGCCCGTGCCCTGGCTGCGATCTGCCAGCCGGTGGTTGAGGCCAGGATTGCCGAAAGCGACGCCATTCTCGCAGACAAGGAGGAATGACATGAGCGAGAGAGAAGCAAGGCAACGAGTCGACGCAAGATTTGGAAATCGTCCGTCCGGACTTCACCGGCGGGCTCAGGCGCAAGGGGAGCTGGTCGGCAGCATCCCGGACGGCCCCCGCCAGGAGCTCCGAGTTTATCAGCTCGGTGGGGAAATTTTCATCGGACGGTGGAAGGAGGATTTACGGTCCCAGGAAACAAAGCGCCTGGTTCCCTGCCACCCGGAAACCTTCGGGTTCTTGCTCATCTCGGAGGAAGTCGGGGCGGCATTGTCCAAACTGCTGAAATAACCTGGAAGGAGAAAATGCTATGAGTGAACATTTTTTTGTGAAGGAAAATCCCTCGATCGACGATCCCGGAGCGGTCACCCGCGAGCTTGACAGGCGGGCAAAATATCTTCAACTGCTTCACGGCTTGGATTATGACAAGGCCATAGAGGCGGTTTTCCTGTCCGACAAGGTCTTGCAGGCAAAATATTCTGCGCTCGGCAGCCCGCCGGTTATCCAGGTGAGGAAGTCCGGGGAAGCGGCGCCGGGAATCGGACACCCGACGCTCGAACCGGAATAAAGAACCCTTCCGGCGATTGCCGGATTTGCGGGGTGCGGCCTCCGGGGGGTGCTTTTACCTTTCTTTCCTTCTCCCCTGGGGGCCGCTTTTTCAGGGAGGACACACGACATGACAAAATCACGCAGAAAGAAACTGGACGGCATACCCGGGCCGGAAGTATCCATCCGGGACAAGGTGCTGCTCATGCTCAAGGCTGGGCATTCTGTGCGGGCCGCTTGTGGCGCGGCCGGAGTGAGCACGGCAACCTATTTTCGGCAGCGAGCCTCTGATATGAACTTTGCCCTGGACTGTGACGCTGCGAAGGCTGGCGCCCTGGCCCACGTGGAAAGCAAACTCTTGGAGGCCATCGACAAGGGCGAGCTCGTCGCGGCGATTTTCTTTCTCAAGTCCCGGGCCGGTTCGTCTTGGGGAACCGCCTCTGAAGTGAACGAGTCGCCCGGCCTGCTCCCGCTGGCCGAGGTTCCGGAAGTGGCCGATCTCCTCCTGAGGTGATAGCCCCTTAAAAAAGCCCCGCCCGGGTTCACGGAAGCGCACCCGGCGCCGCCACAGGAGCCCTGTGAGCGACGAACGCCGCCCGGCCTTACCCTTTTACCCTGCCGTTATTTCCTCCGGTATGGCGGCTATCCGCTGCGACCGGGAGGACGTGCGCTTGTCGATGCCGAGGTCGGATAAACTGGTAACACCCCTGTCACTGGTTTGTGGTGTGGGCCTCCCACCCTTATCCATCTCCCCTCTTTCCTTCATCTCCCGGAGCAGCTCCCCCAGTCGGCGGTGGTATTTATCCCTTTTTGAAGGCGTTACTGCTCCCAGGAGCGCTCCCAAAACCGGGATGAAGAAAAAGGGATCACGGCGAAAACGCCGTAACCCCTTGTTTTTATTGGAGCCGGGAATCGGACTTGAACCGACGACCTACTGATTACGAATCAGTTGCTCTACCAACTGAGCTATCCCGGCGTTGCATCAACGGCGGAATGATAGTCAAAGGCAGTAAAGCTGTCAAGCAACGTACTTGCCGGGGAGGTGATCCAAGTGTCGAGGAAAGGGAATAGAATTTGAGGTTTGAGGTTACAATCTGGGAACCAGGCACTGGATCCTGCCAATTGATTGCAGGGTATTGACCTTTGCCCTGCTTCCCCATAATGTTAGACTGTCGTTGACCATTGGCGAAAGGAGAAGAAACCATGTGTGGAGAGTCGGCATTTGTCCTTTTTTTCCCGGAAGGCCACCGTCACCTGGACGATGTGGATCTCATGGAGTTTACGGATGAGGGCATCAAACTGCGGGATATGAACGGGAATGAAACCGCCGTGCCGGGCCGGATCAGGACCATTGATTTCGTGAACCGGAGAATCGAACTGGCGTAGCTGAAGCTCGGTTTCATGTTCCAGGTTCCAGGAGCTTTATCGCCTTGGACTTTGGACGTTGGGCTTTGGACGTTACTCCCATACCCCCATACCTGAACGCGTCACCCCTTCCTCTTCTTTCCGCGTTCTTCCAGAAGGCCGTACTTCCTGAGCCTTTCGCGCAGCGTGTTCCGGTTAATCCCCAATATTCCGGCCGCCCTGACCTGGTTTCCACCGGAAGCCTCCATGGTCAGTTCGAAAAGCGGCTTTTCCATCTGCGCAAGGAGTTGGTCGTAAAGATCCCCTTCTTCGAGGTGGCTCCATGTGGAGACAATCTCCCCTATCCGGGCACGGAGCAGTTCCCCGAAGGAATCCTCCCCGTCACCGTCCTTCGCGATCCCATCCAGTTCCAGATCCTTCGTTTGGATAATCTGCCCCTGGGTCAGTACGGAAGCCCTTCTGATGACGTTCATCAGCTCCCGGACGTTTCCGGGCCACGGATATCCGACAAGAAGCTTACCTGCGTTCTCTGACAGACGCTTTGGAGGATACCCGCCTTCCTCCGCGAAGATCCTGAGGAAATATTCCACCAGGACAGGAATGTCTTCCTTTCTCTCCCTCAACGGAGGGATATTAAGGGATACGACATTGAGCCGGTAATACAGGTCCTCGCGAAACTCACCCGTGGCAACAGCCTCCCTGAGGTCCCGGTGTGTAGCCGAGATGGTCCTCACATCGGACATGATGCTCCGGTGACCTCCGACCCGTTCGAACTCCCTGTTTTCCAGAACCCGAAGGATCTTTGCCTGGAGGTTCATGGACATGTCACCTATCTCATCCAGGAATAAAGTCCCCCCCTTCGCCAGCTCGAATTTCCCCCTGTGTGTCTCGGTCGCCCCGGTGAAAGCCCCTTTTTCGTGCCCGAAAAGAACGCTCTCGAGAAGTTCTCCCGGTATGGCGGAGGCGTTGACAGCGATGAAAGGCCCGCCTGAACGTCCGCTGAATCTGTGGATGGCCCGGGCCACCAGCTCCTTTCCGGATCCGCTCTCCCCCAGAATGAGAACTGTGGCCTCGGTTGCGGCTACGCGCCCCATGGCCTTGAAAAGATCCTCCATGATAGATGAACTGCCGATCATGTCATCCGTTTTCGCAGGCGCCCGGGACGCCATGACCTGCACACCTCCACCCTCTGCAAGCGCCAGCCCGCGCGCGACAAATTCCAGCAGGACGGGAATGTCGAAAGGTTTGGGAAGATAATCAAAAGCCCCATGGCGCATGGCCTCGATGGCGTTGGCCATGATGTTCTGGGCCGTAATTATCAGGACTGGCAGGAAGGGTTTCGATTCCTTGATTCTCTTTAAAACGGTGAGGCCGTCCATGTCGGGCATAAGGATGTCCAGAATTACCATATCGACATCATGCCGCCTGGCGGTGGAAAGTCCATCCATGCCGCCGGAGGCCGTGTCGACCAGGTATCCTTCATTGGTCAGGGCCTTTTCCAGAACCCATCGCATGCTCTGGTCGTCTTCGATGATGAGCACTTTTTCTGCGGGCATCAACCTTTCCTTTCGTTGTCGGGCAAGGGCAGGACAACCCTTGCCCTGGCGCCTCCTACGGTCATATTCTCAAGCAGGAGGTTGCCCCCATGATTTTGAATGATCTGTTCGCTGATGGCAAGGCCAAGCCCGACGCCTTTTGGCTTGGTGGTGAAGAAAGGGGCCGCCAAATCATCAATGTCGGGACCAAAGCCAGGCCCATTGTCCATAATATTGACTTCCAGAACGCCTCCCCGGAGGCCGGCGGCAGGGTTGCCTGGCCCTGCAACCGGCGCCAGGGTCCTGATGGTAATCGTTCCATTACCTCCCGAGGCCTCCACCGCATTCTTTATCAGGTTGAGAAAGACCTGGATCAGGCCGTTCCTGTCCCCGAGTACATGAGGAAGGCTGGGATCGAAGTCCCTGGCGAATGTCGTATGGGAAGCTTCTTCCCAACGTTTGATAAGGTGAAGAACATCGTCGAGGACCTCGTGGATATTCAAAAGATTCAAAGGTGCGTTTTCCCTGGGTGCGGCTGCAAGCAGGTTCTCAAGGAGGGAGTCTATCCTTTCAACCTCGCGAAGAATGATATCGCAGTTTTCCAGGAGGGGGCTGCCGGACTCAAGCTCGGATCGAAGAAGCTGGGTCGCCCCCTTGATTCCGCCGAGGGGGTTCTTGACCTCATGGGCCATTCCCAGATTGAGGCTCCCAATGGTCGCCAGGTGGTCCGCCCTGCGGAAAGAGCGAGAAAGCTCACTGAGCAGAGTTTCATCACTGGCAAGAAGGATGACACCCCGTACCTTTCCGTCCGGTTCCTGGAGAGGAGAAAGGCTGACGGAAAGTTGAAAACGGGTCCCCTCAAGAGAGACAAGACTGACCCCCCGGCTCGTTACGGGCCGGTTCTCTTTAAGAACGCCGGCAACAAGGTCGCACAGATCACTGTTTTCTGGAAAGATATCTTCGGGTGATCTGCCAAGGAGGGATTTTTTCGAACGTCCGGCGAACCTTTCCGCTGCAGGGTTGAGGCGCACAAGAACAGCTTCCGTGTCGAAGATGAACAGTCCCTCTGAAAGGCTGGGGATTATGTAGGATTCGAGGGTCATGGTTTTAGGTTCCAGTTTATGGACCCAGTGTCAAGGGTCTGGGGTCTAGGATCTGGACACTTCAACAGGTTCACCGTTTCAGGTCCAGAAACTCAACAGCCAAATTAACGATGTCGTCAGGATTTTCCAGCCCGTTTATTGCCCTACGGAACCCTGATCCCCCTGGAATTCCTTTGCTGTACCAGCCGAGATGTTTTCTAAGGTGTCCCACACCTCTTCGGCCGGGCATTTCCCTGACAATAAGGCCAATGTGTGTTGATATCAGCCCGCGTTTGAACTGGTCGTCGAATTTCCCCGGGCGGCCCTCAATCGCGGATTTGATCTCCCCGAAGATCCAGGGTCTTCCGAAAGCCCCCCTGCCGATCATGACGGCATCGCATCCCGTGGTCTGGAACATGGCGACGGCATCCTCCCCTGTCTGGACATCGCCGCTTCCGATGACGGGAATGGCGACGGTTTCCTTCAAAAAAGCGATGTGCTTCCATTGGGCCTTGCCCGAATAGCCCTGCACCCTGGTCCGGGGATGAAGGGTAATCGCCGACAATCCCTCGGATTCCAGGATGCGGGCGATGGACGTGTAATTCGCCTCTGTGGCCGACCATCCCAGACGGATCTTGGCTGTCACAGGCACGTCCACCCGCGCGACGACGGCCCCGGCAATCGCGCCTGCACGGTCAGGCTCCCTCATGAGTTGAACCCCGCTTCCGCTCTTCAGAATCTTTTTGACGGGACATCCCATGTTGATGTCAATAATGGCCGCCCCGGCCTCGACCATGTATTGAGCCGCAAAGGCCATCTCCTCGGGCTCTCTCCCGAAGATCTGGGCGGCCACCGGGCGCTCGTCCGGGTGAAACAGACCCATTTCTTTCGTTCTGCGGGACCCGAATCTCATCGCCCTTGCGCTTATCATTTCCGTAAAGACCAGCCCGGCTCCTCCCGCCCGGCAAACACGGCGAAAAGGCCCGTTGGAAATCCCGGCCATGGGCGCCAGAAGCAGGGGCGATGTCCTGACAGATCCGATTTCTATATCCCTGATGGGCAGGTTATCCTTTCCTGGCAGTGTCGTAAAAAGTGCATTGCATCAGCCGGGCAGTGGAGATGCAAACTGTTCAGCTCGGATTCTCGGAGCATACCGACACCCTGTCCCTGATATAGTTGAAGTTGTCACTATGAGCGTTGGTGTGGCAGGTGCGGCAGACGCTTGCCTTCGGGATCTTCACCATGTGGTACAGATCGGGTGAGGAGGCATGGAGAGATCCCATGCCGTGACAGGCCTCACACTGGACGCTGAGGAGATCCTTTCTCGGCCGGGCTGGAGCATACCCTGTGGGCCGTAGATACCCGGTGACGTGGCAGGGAACGCAATCCGGGTCGGCCTGGGCGTCCTTGCGGCCAAGCGACTGGATGGCGGTTGAGTGCGGCGTTTTATTCCAGAATGCATACCGTTTCCTGTGACAGTCCATGCATAGGTCAGAACCTGTATACCTTATCGCCGGGTTTTCCGTATAGTTTCCGGATGCGGCCTTGCCCGCGTTCTCCTTGAGACTCCTTCGATAGTCTCTGATCATGGCGGCGATCTTTGGATCGTCCATAAAGGATGAAGACAGGGATACCATGTCGCCGTCGTAGCGGGTCCTCTTTTCAAGGCCGGCCAACTCTTTTTCAAAGCCACCGGCCTGTCCGCTCCCAGGCTTGGATGGCCCCTTGTTCTTTTCGGAGGCCAACCGTTTTCTGAGGAAGTCGATCCTCGGCCCCGACGCCCACCCCCTGCCGGACCAGGCAGGTCCGTTAAGGTGCAGGAGAAGTTTACCTGCTGCCCTGCCCTGAAAATACCCCGAGGTGATAAGAGCGCCGCTCTCCTCCCTGGGGTTCTTGAGCCATGTCCGGCTTCTTCCGCCGACTATGACATCAATCCCCTTGACGGCGCTCGCCAACTCCCTGTCCTCTGGAAAACCTATATGGGTAAGGGCGATCACCAGATCGGTTTTCTTCTTCAGCTCGGGAACAACTCTGGAAGCGACCTTGATGGGATCATCTACCCAGATGTTCGGTGCCCGGTGTTCCATGAGACCGACATCCACCTGTCTGGAGGTCAGCCCGAACACTCCGACCCTGGCGCTGCCCACGTCGAAGATTGCCCATGGTTCGAAAACAGGCTCTCCTGACGAATTCTTCACGTTGGCGGAAAGGAAATGTATTTTGGTGGATGCTGCAAGCCTCTTCAGGTTTTCCAGCCCCAGGTAAAGATCAAGTTCCCCGACTGCGGCCGCCCGGTAACCCATCGTTTCCATTGCCGCAAGAATAAGTCTGGCCTTCTTCAACGTCGGCCCGATGGATGCCTCCGGAAGTGGTTTTTCAGCGAAGAGGTTCCCGGAATCCAGCAGCAGAGTGGGAATCCCGTCTCTTTTTTCCTGGCGGATAAATGTGGCCCGGCGGGGTAGCCCCCCCACCTGCGCCGTCCTTCAGCCGCACGGGTCGAGCGCGCCGCCCACATCTCCGGTGTAGATAATTTTAACAGGACCCACCGCTCTTTCCTCGGAGCTGCAGCTCGACAGGATAAAAATCGGCAGGATCACCATGAGAAACATGTATGTGGTGTGTCGCATGTTATAATAGTCCAGAGTCCAGAGTTGACAGACTCGTCCAAGGTCCGATGTCCCAAGTTCAACGTGCCGCGATTGTCATCGCGCCTGTCACGTCGCAGCCTCGGCGAAGACGGAAACCCTGCCAATTGTCAATTCCTCACCCATCGCCTATTGCCTGTTCCCCATTGCCTATCGCCAACACCTCGATACTTCGACACCTCGTTACTTCGATACTGTTTTCTCCCCTCTGGACTCTGGACACTGGACTCTGGACTGTCTTTAAGACACATTCTACATATCCTTGAGGACACGGTAAAGGCCGGTTGCCTGTTCATCGGAGGGGGGAGGGACGATGGCCACGGACCAGCCCTGTCCCCAGGCCAGCAGCAGACCACTGACAAGATCATCCACAGGCACCTGTTCACCGGTTTTCCAGTCCCTGGACTGGAATTTAAGGATAACCCGTGTCTTTTGTTCTAATCGTTGGGACAGGTCCTGCAGGGACTTGTCCAGCAGTTCGAGCACCTGTGTCAGCGTCAATCCCAACTCATCCTGCATCTGTCGATGATAGAGCATTATGCCCGCGTAGGATGGACCGCGGGCCAGGGCGGAGCGCAGGTCCTGGGACAGCCACAGCCGGCCGTTTTTCGGCGAGGTTACCGCTTCATAAGTAAGATTCATTATCATTCGTATCCCGGGATTGAATTTGCGAACTGTGTCCTCCAGCTCCCGGGCCAGCGATGTGATCCCCTCCGTCTTCCATTGCACCCATCC
This genomic interval from bacterium BMS3Abin14 contains the following:
- the moeB gene encoding molybdopterin-synthase adenylyltransferase; protein product: MKKKLSDVELETYARQIVLEEIGYDGQVKIRNAGAAIIGMGGLGSLIAQKLVGMGIGHLRMVDRDIVSRSDLHRQNLYDADSLGRPKVEVALEKLGRLNPDVTLEAIPESLNSINVNELIGGMDVVMDGLDQPEPRYLVNRTCNKLKIPYIFGAAIQTLGNVSTLVPGRTLCLECFMGGLKENDLPKCGVVGVHPSILGIVTSIQVFEAVNLIVNREPKLLNKLLYIDLGDFKFHTLELTQREDCPVCGVNPSELPKPVTEKFFEETCARDGRRNFIISPRKRIEIPLDQVAGLLNEKGFFVRSSGAFGLTFDQAEDITVSILKSGIMIAQAAPGVKSDVKESVLETYRSILVDGLGLSGKIVPER
- the nfi gene encoding endonuclease V yields the protein MKLEQLNRWELSPSEAIEVQRKLAGKIRGGKLPEVRTVLGVDVSYRREDKTFMAAAVMLQFPEMALKQSMCVQGATAIYDRAGYWSDMRRAWELWARRLTGILTGQAPGKVVRIK
- a CDS encoding prophage CP4-57 regulatory protein — translated: MKSERVLSPKKLAQELGIARSSLYRLRVGEPSFPKPIRLSERRVGWRESEVQAWIESRPRVATGSREK
- a CDS encoding putative RNA-binding protein, coding for MCGESAFVLFFPEGHRHLDDVDLMEFTDEGIKLRDMNGNETAVPGRIRTIDFVNRRIELA
- the ntrC_3 gene encoding nitrogen assimilation regulatory protein; this translates as MPAEKVLIIEDDQSMRWVLEKALTNEGYLVDTASGGMDGLSTARRHDVDMVILDILMPDMDGLTVLKRIKESKPFLPVLIITAQNIMANAIEAMRHGAFDYLPKPFDIPVLLEFVARGLALAEGGGVQVMASRAPAKTDDMIGSSSIMEDLFKAMGRVAATEATVLILGESGSGKELVARAIHRFSGRSGGPFIAVNASAIPGELLESVLFGHEKGAFTGATETHRGKFELAKGGTLFLDEIGDMSMNLQAKILRVLENREFERVGGHRSIMSDVRTISATHRDLREAVATGEFREDLYYRLNVVSLNIPPLRERKEDIPVLVEYFLRIFAEEGGYPPKRLSENAGKLLVGYPWPGNVRELMNVIRRASVLTQGQIIQTKDLELDGIAKDGDGEDSFGELLRARIGEIVSTWSHLEEGDLYDQLLAQMEKPLFELTMEASGGNQVRAAGILGINRNTLRERLRKYGLLEERGKKRKG
- the kinE_2 gene encoding sporulation kinase E — protein: MTLESYIIPSLSEGLFIFDTEAVLVRLNPAAERFAGRSKKSLLGRSPEDIFPENSDLCDLVAGVLKENRPVTSRGVSLVSLEGTRFQLSVSLSPLQEPDGKVRGVILLASDETLLSELSRSFRRADHLATIGSLNLGMAHEVKNPLGGIKGATQLLRSELESGSPLLENCDIILREVERIDSLLENLLAAAPRENAPLNLLNIHEVLDDVLHLIKRWEEASHTTFARDFDPSLPHVLGDRNGLIQVFLNLIKNAVEASGGNGTITIRTLAPVAGPGNPAAGLRGGVLEVNIMDNGPGFGPDIDDLAAPFFTTKPKGVGLGLAISEQIIQNHGGNLLLENMTVGGARARVVLPLPDNERKG
- the dusC gene encoding tRNA-dihydrouridine synthase C; this translates as MAGISNGPFRRVCRAGGAGLVFTEMISARAMRFGSRRTKEMGLFHPDERPVAAQIFGREPEEMAFAAQYMVEAGAAIIDINMGCPVKKILKSGSGVQLMREPDRAGAIAGAVVARVDVPVTAKIRLGWSATEANYTSIARILESEGLSAITLHPRTRVQGYSGKAQWKHIAFLKETVAIPVIGSGDVQTGEDAVAMFQTTGCDAVMIGRGAFGRPWIFGEIKSAIEGRPGKFDDQFKRGLISTHIGLIVREMPGRRGVGHLRKHLGWYSKGIPGGSGFRRAINGLENPDDIVNLAVEFLDLKR
- the yfkN gene encoding trifunctional nucleotide phosphoesterase protein YfkN precursor, which produces MGGLPRRATFIRQEKRDGIPTLLLDSGNLFAEKPLPEASIGPTLKKARLILAAMETMGYRAAAVGELDLYLGLENLKRLAASTKIHFLSANVKNSSGEPVFEPWAIFDVGSARVGVFGLTSRQVDVGLMEHRAPNIWVDDPIKVASRVVPELKKKTDLVIALTHIGFPEDRELASAVKGIDVIVGGRSRTWLKNPREESGALITSGYFQGRAAGKLLLHLNGPAWSGRGWASGPRIDFLRKRLASEKNKGPSKPGSGQAGGFEKELAGLEKRTRYDGDMVSLSSSFMDDPKIAAMIRDYRRSLKENAGKAASGNYTENPAIRYTGSDLCMDCHRKRYAFWNKTPHSTAIQSLGRKDAQADPDCVPCHVTGYLRPTGYAPARPRKDLLSVQCEACHGMGSLHASSPDLYHMVKIPKASVCRTCHTNAHSDNFNYIRDRVSVCSENPS